CAGGAGGCGAGGTCGGCTTCGGTGACCATGCCGGAGAGTTTGCAAACGGTATTGGAGAGGGCGGCCAGGGAGCGGACGGCGGTTTCCCAGGGTTCGAGGGCGCCGGCGGCGATGGGGGGTTTGCCCAGGTGGTCCAGGACGAAGGTGAGGCCGGGGTGGTCCGCGGCGGCCTCCACGCAGGCCGGCAGTTGGTGCGGCAGCACGACCAGGTCGTAGACGAGGCCCGCCTCGGCCACGGCGGCCAGTCCGCGCCGTACGTCCGCCCGCAGCAGCCACTCCGGATCGGCCTCGCCCTGGACCTGGTGCCGGATACCCTTCAGGTACGGCCCGCCGGGCAGCTCCCGCAGCCGGGCCAGCTCCTCCGCGACGTCCGGGCGGGTCAGGTCCGTCCAGCCGACGACACCCGCGATCAGCTCGTGCTCGGCGGCGAGGGCCAGGAACTCCGGGGTCTCCTCGGGCACCGTGACGGTCTGGACGAGGACCGCGCTCTCGACTCCGGCCGCGCGGGCCTCGGGCGCGAGGTCCTCGATCGTGAAGTCCCTTCGCAGCGGGCTGTGTTCGTCGATCCAGCCCTGGTCCCGTACCGACAGGTCCCAGACGTGGAAGTGGGCGTCGACGATCACGGCAGTTCCCAGACGACGGGCAGGCCGGCGTCCGCGCCCTCGCCGGAGTAGTCGTGCACCACGTCGAGCAGCTCGGCCATGCGGGCCTGCCAGGCCACGTTGACCGGAAGTTTCTCCAGCTCGGCGAGGAGGCGGCCGTAGTCCTCGCAGTCCAGGACGTGGAAGAGGTCGGTGCCGCTGCGCCAGATCGTCCAGGAGGAGGCGCCGGCGGCCCGGATGGCGTCCGTGAGCTCCTTGGGGACCTCGCGGTGGGCGGCCTCGTACTCGGCGACGCGGTCCGCGCGGACCTTGGTGTGCAGGGCGACTCTCATCACGGCTCCTCGACGAGGGCGGGCACGGGGGCGTCGGGCGGCACGAGGCCGTCGCCGCGCAGCTCCCGCCAGAAGGCGGCGGGCACGGGGGCCGCGAACTGGTGGGCGCAGTCGACGACTTCGGCCGCCGAGCGAGCGCCGACGAGAACGCTCGCGACCGCCGGATGGGCGGCGCAGAACGCCAGGGCGGCGGCGCGCAGGGTGGTGCCGTGGCGGTCGGCGACGGACTTCAGGCGCAGGGCGCGGTGCAGCAACTCGGGTGACGCGGTGGCGTAGTTGTACGTCGCGCCCGGCTTCGGGTTGGCCAGGAGGCCGGAGTTGAAGGCGCCGCCGATGACGACGGACGTGCCGCGTGCCTCGGCGGCGGGCAGCAACTCGGCGAGCGCCTCCTGGTCGAGCAGGGTGTAGCGGCCGGCGCACAGCACCACGTCGACGTCGGTGTCGCGGACGAAGCGGGTGAGCATCCGGGCCTGGCTCATGCCGGCGCCGATCGCGCCGACGACACCCTCCGAGCGGAGCTTCTCCAGCGCGGGGTAGCCCTCTCGGAAGGCCCACTCCGCGTGGTCGTCGGGGTCGTGGAGGTAGACGACGTCGACGCGGTCGAGGCCGAGGCGTCGCAGGCTCGCCTCCAGGGTGCGGCGTACGCCGTCCTCGCTGAAGTCCCAGACGCGGCGGTGGGTGGCGGGGACGGCGAAGCCGTGGGCGAGGTCGTCGCCCCCTGCGTCGGACGGCTCCAGGCGGCGGCCCACCTTCGTCGAGATCGCGTACCGGTCGCGGGGGCGCTCGCGCAGGGCCGCGCCCAGGCGGCGTTCGGACAGACCGAGGCCGTAGTGCGGGGCGGTGTCGAAGTAGCGGATGCCGCGCTGCCAGGCGGCATCCACCGCCTCGTAGGCCTGCTGCTCGCCGACCTCGGTGTAGAGGTTGCCGATGGCGGCGGCGCCGAAGGAGAGTTCGCTGACCTCGACGCCGCTGCGGCCGAGCCGCTTCACTGGTTCACCGGCCGCAGGCGCAGGCCCTGCATGCCGCCGTCGACGGCGAGGGCGGTGCCGGTCGTGGCGCCGGAGAGCGGGCTCGCCAGGTAGGCGATGGCGCCCGCGACCTCGGCGGCCGAGACGAGGCGGCCGGTGGGCTGGCGGGCCTCCAGGGCGGCACGTTCGGCGGCCGGGTCGGCGGCGGCGTCGAGCAGGCGGCCGACCCAGGGGGTGTCGGCCGTGCCGGGGTTGACGCAGTTGACGCGGATGCCCTCGCGGACGTGGTCGGCGGCCATGGCGAGGGTGAGGGAGTAGACGGCGCCCTTGGTCGCGCTGTAC
Above is a window of Streptomyces sp. DT2A-34 DNA encoding:
- a CDS encoding amidohydrolase — translated: MIVDAHFHVWDLSVRDQGWIDEHSPLRRDFTIEDLAPEARAAGVESAVLVQTVTVPEETPEFLALAAEHELIAGVVGWTDLTRPDVAEELARLRELPGGPYLKGIRHQVQGEADPEWLLRADVRRGLAAVAEAGLVYDLVVLPHQLPACVEAAADHPGLTFVLDHLGKPPIAAGALEPWETAVRSLAALSNTVCKLSGMVTEADLASWRVDDLRPYADVVLDAFGPDRLMFGSDWPVCTLAASYGQVVATTRELTGESDQQQIFGATATRVYDL
- a CDS encoding L-rhamnose mutarotase; this encodes MRVALHTKVRADRVAEYEAAHREVPKELTDAIRAAGASSWTIWRSGTDLFHVLDCEDYGRLLAELEKLPVNVAWQARMAELLDVVHDYSGEGADAGLPVVWELP
- a CDS encoding aldo/keto reductase yields the protein MKRLGRSGVEVSELSFGAAAIGNLYTEVGEQQAYEAVDAAWQRGIRYFDTAPHYGLGLSERRLGAALRERPRDRYAISTKVGRRLEPSDAGGDDLAHGFAVPATHRRVWDFSEDGVRRTLEASLRRLGLDRVDVVYLHDPDDHAEWAFREGYPALEKLRSEGVVGAIGAGMSQARMLTRFVRDTDVDVVLCAGRYTLLDQEALAELLPAAEARGTSVVIGGAFNSGLLANPKPGATYNYATASPELLHRALRLKSVADRHGTTLRAAALAFCAAHPAVASVLVGARSAAEVVDCAHQFAAPVPAAFWRELRGDGLVPPDAPVPALVEEP